In the Oscillatoria sp. FACHB-1406 genome, GAATCCTAGACAGACTTTGGGAAAAAGGCTTAAGCAACATCTTCATGCAAGTCGCACTCGCCTTGGTGAAAAAATACGACATTTGCACAGAGGTTCTACACTTAGATAGCAGTTCATTTCACGTGCATGGAGAATATAACACCCATGACCCCCTTCAAGAAGAGAACTTAGAACCGCGCTGCATAGAGATCACCTATGGATACTCGAGAGACCATAGACCCGACCTGAAACAATTTACATTAGACTTAATCTGTAGCGGGGATGGAGATATCCCCTTGTGGCTGAAAACGAATTCGGGAAACGCATCAGACAGCCAACAATTTGCGAAGATTCTGCAACAGTTCAAAAAAGAAATAGACTGGGAGAGCTTATTCGTAGCAGATTGTGCATTCTACAGCCGAGAGAACTTAGCACTGAGTAGCAACTTAAAATGGCTGACGCGAGTTCCCTTAACAGTCAAAGCCGCCCAAAAAATCGTGAATCAAATCCCCTCCGAAGAGCTAATCGCCAGTGATACAGAGGGTTACAGGTATAGCGCCCTCTCTCAAAACGACAGTGGAATCGAGCAACGCTGGTTGTTAGTCGAAAGCGAAAAAAGACGAGAATCAGACTTAAAAAAACTCAACAAAAACTTCGAGAAAGCCGCGCAAAAACTGGCGACCGAACTGCGACAACTCAGCCGACAAACTTTTGCCTGTATCCCGGATGCACGTCAGGCGGCTCAGAAACTCTTCAAGAAGGCTAAGTATCATCAATTAGGGGAAATTAAAATAGAAGAAATTCCGCCATCCTCGAAAAAGCAGAATCAGTCTTCAGCGTATCGAGTCACAGCAACAGCCGGCGAATCTCCGGAAAAATTAGCCCCCCTTAAAGTGGCGGCTGGACGCTTTATCCTGGCGACGAATGTTCTCGATGAGCAAGCCTTAAGTCATGAGGAGATGTTAAGCCATTATAAAGGTCAACAAGCGGTCGAGAGAGGATTTCGATTTCTGAAAGACCCGATGTTCTTAACCGATAGTGTGTTTCTCAAGTCGCCCCAACGGATTGAAGCTTTGGGTTTAATTATGGGTTTATGCTTGTTAGTTTATAGTTTGGGTCAACGTCAGTTGCGCTCTGAATTGCAACGTCGAGAAGCGACAGTTCCCAATCAATTAGGTCGTCCGACCCAGCGTCCGACTTTAAGGTGGATATTTCAATGTTTTCAAGCCATTCATGTCTTCGATTTGGGCAAGGGGATACAAGTTTCTAATTTAAATGAGGAACGCTTGTTAATGTTGAAGTTCTTTCCGCCAGCTTGTCAGCGCTATTATCTGGTCGCTGAATAAGACCGATAGCTAACAATTGAGAGCGAACGACTCCATTTCAATTTCTGAGATGGGGTAAGCTGGGATTGCGCCATTTTTCCCAAAATGGCAGTTGAGATTGGGATTGGATTCTAAAAAGGGCGAAAAACCTCGGTATCAGAGCGTGAGAAACCGAGGCCGAGCTATGTCGCACAGAGGGCTACTATTTGTCGTGCGGAATGTGGGTTAAATCAGTGCCATTCAGGAAAAAGTAGATCGATGCCCAGCACCGATATTCAAGCCCCCGATTTCAGTTCTTATCTAATCATTACGAACTCCGAATTATCAATTACGAATTATGTTAATTCGGAGAAGGAGCAACGGCTGCTCGGTTCCCACCAATTTGGACATTTGGCGTTTGAATCGTCGGCGCTTGTTCCCCATTCCACTTTTCAACCCTCGCCCGTTCCACCCGCAAGCGCTCTAACTCCAGCAATTGCGGCGTAATCGAACCGGCGCGCAAGCGGTTTGCCTCGGCTTCGGCTTTTGCTTGCTCGATTGTAACTTGCGCCTCGCCCTTCGCTTTTGCGACATCTGCCGCCGCTTCTGCCTCTACCTTTTTGCGATTAAACTCTGAAGTTTTAGCGGCTTGTTGCGCTGCAAATTGTTCGTTGATACTCTTTTGAATATCGGGCGGCAAACGCATCGGGCCTAGCAGCGATACATCTTGGACAACAATCGTCGGGAAGCGATTTTGAGTACAATCTATCACTCCTTTGACTAACTTTTGTTGATTGGTGGGCAACATCGAAGGCGTTAAATTAAAGTTTTCGGCAACATCGGCAAAACAGTTGCGAAGCCCGTTTCGTAACTCATTCGCGCGAAACTGTTCCGGCGTTTTTCGATAGGTTTCATAGAATTGATGAAGTTTGGTTTTATTACCCGAAATGGGATCGGTTGTGAAGCCAAAAGAAACACCAACATCGGCAGAAACCGGGCTTCCTCCTACCGAGAATGTAACCGATTCATCGTTGGTCGAGCCTTCGGTAGCCGCTTGAGTAAAGGGATAAGTATTAATAAAGGTTGGGAAAATCACAACTTGTTCGGTATAGCCGTTATACCAGACTCGCCCCGTGACGAGTTTGGCATTTTCAATTCCTTTGTTACCGCCGTAGAGTTGAATTTTTAAGCCCGCATAACCGGGTTCTACTGTCTTAACGCTGGTTCCCGGTACGACACCGCAAGAGGCGAGTCCGGAACCCAAACCGAGCAGCAATGTCATTGAAACCAAAGTTTGTTTAACGTTCATCGCTTTTTGATTCCTTTTAACAATTCCATAGGAGTGAGATGTAGTGCTTGAAAATCGGGATCGCTTTGCAATACATCGAGCATTTCGAGGGATTCGAGAACTTGTTGGGAGGAAATGTCTAAAAATTCAGCGAGTGCGATCGCGTCGTATTCGGGAAAGCGCTTTAAAAATAGAGTTCTGGCTTTTTTGGCATCGGCAGCGCGCAATCCGACGTATAATCCCGAACTGCCCAATAAACTGGGGACAGCCAACCAGATCGCAAAACCGATCGCGGGTTTGTTGGAGTTGAGGAAAATTGGCGCAACAGATAACAGCACGAGCGAGAGCAGAACTTCTGCTGCACCGACAATGAGCCATTTTCGGATCGTCTTCAAATTCACAACCTCCTCTGGAGGGGGTAAAATTCAGCAATATCGGCTTTCTGGGACGCGCACGCCTCGAATCTACCCGTATCGAGAGAGAACTACAATCGCTCTTCAGACTTTTTCGGAAGAGGGCGCTAATATCCTAGAATTGAGCCATCAAATCTCTACAGTCATTGATGAGGAGTTCCGTTTTGATGCAATGGTTGCGTTCTCTGTTCGCGCTCGCGCTCGCCTGTCTCAGCTTCCTCGCCACAAGTTGCACCAGCGCTAAAGTTAGCCAATGTAAAAACTTGCTCGAAATCGCCGCTCGAAGCAATCCCCAAGCTCCTGCCGATCGCGCGCCGAAATCCGAGCAAATGATTCGACAAGCCGATCTCGCCGAGCAAAAAGCCGAACAAGTGGAATCGGTTGGCATTACCGATGCCAAACTTAAGGAATATCAATCGAGCATCGCCAATTTGTACAAGGAAGAAAGTCAGCGCTTCCAAGATGCAGCGAAAGCCCAGATCGCCGCGAACCAAGTCTCGGCAAAAACCGATAAAGCATCGCTCGATGCGTTGTCTAAAAGCGCCTCGCTCTATCTCAAGGCGATCGAGATCTATAGCCAACAAAACGATGCGATCGGCAACTTGAGCGCCTATTGCACTCAGTAAAAAACCGTTTCAGTTTATATTTAATGGGAGTCAGTCAAAATTCTATGACCTCGTTGCCACTCAAAATTTATGCCGGATATCGTTGATGTTGCTGTCAGTGCGGGTTCGTTCCAGACTTTAGTCACCGCCGTCCAGATTGCAGGCTTAGTCGATGCCCTTAAAAGTCCCGGGCCATTTACTGTCTTTGCGCCCAATGACGATGCTTTTGCTAAGCTCCTGCCGGGAACCGTAGAATCTTTAGTTAAATCGCCGCCTCAATTAGGTCGAATTTTGACCTATCACGTCGTAGCGGGCAAACTGATGAAAGCAGACCTCGAAAAGGTTCAATCCGTAACTTCCCTGGAAGGTTCGCCAATTCCGATTGATTGTTCGGATGGATTTGAGGTTAAAAATGCAACGGTGATTGCCCCCGATATTGAAGTCGATAATGGCGTAATTCATATTATCGATAATGTCATTTTAATGGGGTAATTTCAGTGACTTTGCTGATGGGGAGCGCAGAGCGATCGCGCTTTTACATCTGACTGTTAAGACAGCAAGTTTCCGATCGCGACTGCCCCTAATTTCCCATCCATGTCTCTACTCGAAACAGCTTGGCAACACGAATTTATAACCACGAACGGCGTGCGATTGCATTACGTGACCCAAGGGGAAGGGCCTTTGATGTTAATGCTGCACGGTTTTCCGGAATTTTGGTACTCTTGGCGGCATCAAATTCCCGAGTTCGCGAAGGATTACAAAGTTGTTGCCCTCGATTTGCGCGGCTATAACGACAGCGAAAAACCCCAGGATGTCAACGCCTATCGCATGGAAGAATTGCTGGGCGATGTCGAAGGGGTTATTAGGGCTTTGGGCTACGAACGCTGCGTTTTAGTCGGACACGATTGGGGAGGCGCGATCGCATGGTTTTTCGCCGATCGCTTTCCCCAGCTTCTCGATAAACTGATTGTCCTCAATCTTCCCCACCCGGCCAAGTTTGCCGAAGGCTTGCAAACCAATCCCCGGCAACTCCTACGCAGTTGGTATATCTTCTTTTTTCAATTGCCTTGGCTGCCAGAATTCCTACTCGGACTGAACGATTGTTCTGCGATCGCAGACGCTTTCTCTCAAATGGCGATTGACAAAAGTGCCTTTGCCCCCACTGACCTGCAAGCCTTTCAAAATGCGGCAGGAAAGCCGGGGGCATTAACGGCAATGCTCAACTACTACCGCAATGTTTTTCCTATCCTAACGCGATCGCGCCCCTGGAACATTCTCGAAGTTCCAACCTTACTCATTTGGGGCGAAGAAGATACCGCACTCGGCAAAGAATTAACCCACGGAACTGAAGCGCTTGTGCGAGATTTTCAAATTCATTACATCCCAAATTGCAGCCATTGGGTACAACAGGAAAGACCCGAATTAGTCAATCAGTATATGCGAGAATTTTTAGATCGGGAAATTAAGTAAGGAGAAAGCAGTTGTGAAATTCGGTCAGTGGTTGGGCTTAATTGTCCTCGTTGTTTCTTTATATATTTTGTGGCAGATTCGGCAACTGGTACTGCTGTTTTTAACTGCTGTTATTCTTGCCGTTGCTTTAGGCTTTCTCGTCAAAAAGTTGCAACGCTTCGTACCGAAACGGAGTCAGGCAGTTTTTCTCTCTCTCGTTCTCGTCTTTTCAATTATTATTGGCGTATTTTGGCTGATTGTCCCCTCCTTTACCGATCAGTTTCAACAACTCGCGACTCGTATTATCGAAAGTTTGCAAAAACTCGATACTTGGTTTCGGCAACTCGAAGCTCGTCTCGACCCAAGATTCGTTCAATTAATTCCCGCTCCCAACGAGCTAGCCAAACAACTTCAACCTTTAGCTAACAGAATCTTTAACCAAGGCTGGGGCTTTTTCTTCAATACGCTAGGAAACCTCCTCAATGTTCTGCTGGTCTTTATTTTGACCTTAATGATCCTCGCCAACCCTCAACCTTATCGTCAGGGGTTTATTCGCCTGTTTCCTTCCTTCTATCGACGGCGTGCCGATGAAATTCTCGATGGCTGCGAAGATGCCTTACAGGGATGGCTAGTAGGCGTTTTATTTAATATGTTTGTGATTGGGACGCTCAGCTTTGTCGGGTTGCTTGCCCTGAGAGTTCCCCTCGCTTTGTCCCAAGCCATTTTAGCCGCATTTTTTACCCTAATTCCTAATATCGGGCCTGCTTTAAGCGTGGTTGTGCCAATGGCGATCGGTTTCCTCGATGCGCCCTGGAAACCCCTGGCGGTCTTGTTACTTTACTTTTTCATTCAACAACTTGAAACCAATGTTTTAACTCCCCTTGTCATGGCGAGGCAAGTTTCGCTTTTGCCAGCGATGACATTACTCGCTCAAATCTTTTTTGCCAGTATCTTTGGATTTTTAGGGTTATTCCTTGCCCTGCCGCTTACCGTTATCGCTCAAGTTTTAATCTCTGAAATTTTAATTGTGGATGTTCTCGATCGCTGCAAAGGAAAGGAAAAATCGGGGCAGTCCTTAGAAGGGACAATTGCGGAAGAAAAATTGCTCCCTGCAACAACAGAAATATCCGATCGCATTCGAGAAGTTATCCGTCCGCCCGAACCGCCTTTTACAACAGTGGAAACGGACGATACACCTCCATCCCTTCGAGAAGGATATCCTGACTCCGAGGAACGCGCTTAACTAGACCCATCACGCAGCAAATTCTATGCGGACGATCGCGGAAATTAATGAAAAAATTGGCAGTCAGCGCGCCGTTGTTTGGACGGTAGAAGAGTTGAAAGCGCGGGTGCAAGAACTCGGCGTGACGCAAGCAGCAAAACAAGTCGATGTCGTTACGACCGGGACTTTCGAGCCGATGGAATCGACTGGCGCGATGATTAACTTAGGCCATACCGATCCGCCCATTAAGATTCGGCAGTGTTGGTTCGATGGCGTTCCCGCTTATGCCGGTTTGGGGGCAGTAGACTTGTACTTAGGGGCGACGGCAATGGCGGACGAACAGAGTTCCCAAGAAGCGAGTGAAGTTTCCGGAACTCCCCTCAGACGCGGCGGCGGTCATGTTATCGAAGATTTAATCGCGGGCAAACCCATTAACCTGCGCGCGCGGGGACAGGCGACGGATTGCTATCCGAGGGCTTTTTTTGAAACAACGATTACCCGCGATACGATTAACCAATTTTATTTATTCAATCCGCGCAATCTGTATCAAAATTTTTTAGTCGGGGTTAATGGCGGCGATCGCGTCCTCTTCACTTATCTCGGGCCATTGCAACCGCGCTTGGGAAATGCCGTTTACTCCAATCCCGGCGCGATTTCCCCCCTCTTTAATGACCCCGATTTAGAAATTATTGGGGTTGGGACGCGCATTTTTTTAGGCGGCGGGATTGGTTATATCAGTTGGGAGGGAACGCAGCATTTCCCCCTACAAAAACGCCTCGAGAATCGCACGCCCATCGGCCCTGCGGCAACCCTCGCGTTAATCGGCGATGCTAAGCAAATGAACCCTTATTGGGTGCGGGGATGCTACTTTTATAAATACGGCCCCTCGATTATGTTAGGCGTTGGCATACCGCTGCCGGTGTTACACGAAGAAGTGGTGGCGCGCTGTGCGGTGCGGGATAAAGAAATTGTTGCACCCGTAGTGGATTTTTCCATTCCCCGGCGGGTTCGTCCGACCTTTGGTTTGGTCAATTACGCGCAACTGAAAAGCGGGCGGATTAAGATTGAAGGAAAGACCGTGAGAACCGCGCCGTTAGCCAGTATTGCCCTCTCGCGACAGGTAGCGGAGGAGTTGAAACAATGGATCGATCGCGGCGAATTTACCCTCACCGAACCCACCGTTAGCCTCGCGCGCGATCGCGCCTTTCTCCCTCAAGATAGTTGGGGTTCGCAAATTATTTTGGAATAGAAAAAAATCTGGGTTATATAGATCGGCGAATAGCAAACATCCGAATCGCACCCGAACGTTTTTATTGGGAAACTGGACGCTCTTGCGGCGTTGCTTTTTGGGGATATAACCGCGTGCAGAAACCCCGACTCGCTTCCGATAGTCTTGACGACCCCTACATTCGCGAACTAGAATCAGACAATCAAAAATTGGGGCGGGAACTTTGGGTCTTGGATATTACAAGCGACTTGGAGATTCCGACTTTTGCTGCGATGAATGGAATGCGAACTGTTCTGGGTGGTTTCAAAAAATCCCAGAGATTTTTGATGAAGAACGAGAAATTGAATGGACTCCAGTCTGGTCGTTCCGCGATCGCGAATTCAAATATCTCCCAACCGCTTACTGCTATTATGGCTATCCGTATAACCCAAAGCTCGACTGTTGGGCTGACTCTAACGGTTGTGCAGCGGGCAATCATTTAGAAGAGGCCATCTTACAGGGTTTTCTGGAACTGGTAGAACGGGACTGCGTGGCTTTATGGTGGTACAACCGCCTTAAAAAACGTAAGGTAGATCTAAACAGCTTTGACGATCCCTATTTCCCTGCCCTGAAAACCCATTACCAGACCCTCGGTCGAGAACTCTGCGTTTTAGATATCGCCAGCGATTTAAACATTCCGGCCTTTGCTGCTGTGAGTTGGAGAAGCGACCGCGAAACACAAGATATTATTTTCGGTTTTGGCGCTCATTTCGATGCGAGTCTAGCGGTTAGTAGAGCTTTAAGCGAGCTAAACCAGATCCTCCCTAACGTTTTATCTGCCCATCCAGATGGCACAACTCGCTATCCTTCTCCTTCAGATCCCCTCGCCATTCAATGGTGGAAAACGGCGACCTTGGAGACTCTCCCCTATTTGGTCAGCGATGAAAGTCTTCCCCCAAAAGTTTCTAGCGATTACCCCCAGCTTAGCTGCGACGATCTCTTGGAAGATGTAGCAACCTGCCAGCAAATTGTCGAACAGAACGGTATGGAAATGCTAGTGTTGAATCAAACTCGACCCGATATCGGATTGAAGGTTGTTAAAGTTATTGTTCCGGGAATGCGTCATTGGTGGAGACGGTTGGGGGCGGGACGACTCTATGAAGTTCCCGTCAAAATGGGTGGGTTGGAGAAGCCATTGGCAGAAAATCAACTCAACCCTTTTCCCATGTGGATGTGAGCGGTGGAGGGGAGGTAAAATTCAACCCTTTTTCCATCAGGATGCGATCGCTATTGCCAAATCGTCAGAGGTTAAAACTTATGCCTAACGACTATCAAATCATTGATGCCGATGCCCACGTCTTCGAGCCTCTGCATATGTGGCAGGAGTATTTAGAACCTGAGTATAAAAGCTTTGCGCCATCCGCCGAGATGAAAATTCAGGGGGAGCCAATTTATCAAAAAGTCTCTCAAGAGGTTGTCGCTCATTGGAGTCAGCAAATTTTCAAAGCCTATCCCCTTGCAAGACACAAAGGATTCACCAATAAGTTACACCTGGCAACCATGCAAGAAATGGGAATCGATGTTTCCTTTATTTATCCAACTCTCGGATTGGCGATTCAATCCGTTGACGCGCTAGCCCCTTCAGTAGCGGGGGCTTTTACCCGCGCTTATAATAACTGGTTGCAAGACTTTTGTAGCTACGATCCCCGAAGACTGAAAGGTATCGCGATCGTTAACCGTCACGCTCCCGAAGAAATGGTGGCAGAACTCCATCGAATCGCTAAATTGGGCTGGAAAGCGGTCTGTTTGCGTCCCAATCCCGTAAAAGGGCGACTGCTGAGCGATCCGGTTTACGAAGGATTCTGGCAAGAGTGCGAAGATTTAGGAATAGCCGTAGGGATTCATGAAGGTACTCACAGTCGCTTGCCGAGCGCCGGAGCCGACCGATTTAACACCCGTTTCGCCTTGCGCTCCTGCTCGCATCCGATGGAACAGATGATGGCTCTGCTCGCCTTAATTGAAGGGGGCGTGTTAGAGCGTTATCCCAGACTGAAAGTCGGATTTCTAGAATCGGGGTGCGGTTGGCTTCCCTACTGGTTGTGGCGGTTAGATGAAGAATACGAGTGCCATTTCTGGGAAGTTAAGGAGACGGTGAAAATGAAACCTTCAGAATATTTTCGTCGCCAGTGCTTTGTTACCTTCGAGCCTTCAGAACCCTACCTAGAGCGCATTATTGAGGAGATCGGTGCTGATAACTTACTATTTGGTTCCGACTACCCTCACATTCATTGGAAGCTTGATGAAGATGAACCCGAGGTTTTCGAGGTTAATCAATGGCTTCATCAGCGATTGCCTGAAGACGCAATAAAAAAAATACTTTGGGAAAATCCCGCCCGTTTCTACGGTTTAACATAGTAAGAAATTCAAAAAAAAGACTGTCAACATCAATTCGGAGTCCGATTTAAACGCTCGCTCGTCATTGGGCAAGCGCCGTTCATTCAATGAAGCTAGAAGCCCGAGGTATTATTAATGATTGCGAACAATAGAGATCGCTACCAAATTATTTCCAAAATATACGAAAGTGCTAACTCTATAGTTTATAGAGCTATCTGGGAGCGAGATGACCGACCGATTATTCTGAAGATTCTGAAAGAAGACTATCCCACCGTAGAGGAACTTACGCGATACAAGCAAGAGTATGAAATTACCCGCTCTCTAAATCTAGAGGGTGTGGTAAAGGTCTATGACTTGCAGAGATATCAAAACAGTCTTGCCATGTTTTTAGAGGATTTTGGTGGGGAATCCTTAAAGTTTTGGATGGCACAACGCAAATTCACTCTAGAGGAATTTATTATTATCGCACGCCAGATCGCTGAGACTTTAAGTGCGATTCATGCCGCCAACATCATCCACAAAGACATCAATCCCTCTAACATCGTCTATAACCCCGAAACCGGTCAGCTTAAAATCATTGACTTCGGAATTTCCGCCATCTTATCCCAGGAAAACCCCACCCTTACCAGCATCGATCGCCTAGAAGGAACCTTAGCCTATATTTCTCCCGAGCAAACTGGCAGAATGAACCGAGCGATCGATTCTCGCAGCGATCTTTACTCGCTCGGAATCACTTTCTATCAATTACTGACCCATCGATTGCCTTTTGAGACCGCAGAGCCGATGGAGTTGGTACACTCCCACATTGCCAAACAAGCGATCGCTCCCCACTTAATAGATAGTCATATTCCCAAAGCAATTTCGGACATCGTTCTTAAATTGATGTCGAAAACAGCCGAGGAACGATATAGCAGCGCTCTGGGACTGAAGGCAGATCTAGAAATCTGTTGGCAGCAGTTACAAAGCACGGGTCAAATCGCAGAATTTCCGCTCGGCGAAAGAGACATTCCCACTCGCCTACAAATTTCCCAAAAACTCTACGGTCGCGAGGAGGAGATTGCCGGACTTTTATCTGCCTTCGAGCAAGTCGTGCAAGGGAAGACTGAAATGGCTCTCCTCGCTGGCTACTCTGGAGTGGGCAAGTCAG is a window encoding:
- a CDS encoding AI-2E family transporter, with amino-acid sequence MKFGQWLGLIVLVVSLYILWQIRQLVLLFLTAVILAVALGFLVKKLQRFVPKRSQAVFLSLVLVFSIIIGVFWLIVPSFTDQFQQLATRIIESLQKLDTWFRQLEARLDPRFVQLIPAPNELAKQLQPLANRIFNQGWGFFFNTLGNLLNVLLVFILTLMILANPQPYRQGFIRLFPSFYRRRADEILDGCEDALQGWLVGVLFNMFVIGTLSFVGLLALRVPLALSQAILAAFFTLIPNIGPALSVVVPMAIGFLDAPWKPLAVLLLYFFIQQLETNVLTPLVMARQVSLLPAMTLLAQIFFASIFGFLGLFLALPLTVIAQVLISEILIVDVLDRCKGKEKSGQSLEGTIAEEKLLPATTEISDRIREVIRPPEPPFTTVETDDTPPSLREGYPDSEERA
- a CDS encoding fasciclin domain-containing protein, producing MPDIVDVAVSAGSFQTLVTAVQIAGLVDALKSPGPFTVFAPNDDAFAKLLPGTVESLVKSPPQLGRILTYHVVAGKLMKADLEKVQSVTSLEGSPIPIDCSDGFEVKNATVIAPDIEVDNGVIHIIDNVILMG
- a CDS encoding SPFH domain-containing protein, whose protein sequence is MNVKQTLVSMTLLLGLGSGLASCGVVPGTSVKTVEPGYAGLKIQLYGGNKGIENAKLVTGRVWYNGYTEQVVIFPTFINTYPFTQAATEGSTNDESVTFSVGGSPVSADVGVSFGFTTDPISGNKTKLHQFYETYRKTPEQFRANELRNGLRNCFADVAENFNLTPSMLPTNQQKLVKGVIDCTQNRFPTIVVQDVSLLGPMRLPPDIQKSINEQFAAQQAAKTSEFNRKKVEAEAAADVAKAKGEAQVTIEQAKAEAEANRLRAGSITPQLLELERLRVERARVEKWNGEQAPTIQTPNVQIGGNRAAVAPSPN
- a CDS encoding YcaO-like family protein, whose product is MGLGYYKRLGDSDFCCDEWNANCSGWFQKIPEIFDEEREIEWTPVWSFRDREFKYLPTAYCYYGYPYNPKLDCWADSNGCAAGNHLEEAILQGFLELVERDCVALWWYNRLKKRKVDLNSFDDPYFPALKTHYQTLGRELCVLDIASDLNIPAFAAVSWRSDRETQDIIFGFGAHFDASLAVSRALSELNQILPNVLSAHPDGTTRYPSPSDPLAIQWWKTATLETLPYLVSDESLPPKVSSDYPQLSCDDLLEDVATCQQIVEQNGMEMLVLNQTRPDIGLKVVKVIVPGMRHWWRRLGAGRLYEVPVKMGGLEKPLAENQLNPFPMWM
- a CDS encoding homocysteine biosynthesis protein translates to MRTIAEINEKIGSQRAVVWTVEELKARVQELGVTQAAKQVDVVTTGTFEPMESTGAMINLGHTDPPIKIRQCWFDGVPAYAGLGAVDLYLGATAMADEQSSQEASEVSGTPLRRGGGHVIEDLIAGKPINLRARGQATDCYPRAFFETTITRDTINQFYLFNPRNLYQNFLVGVNGGDRVLFTYLGPLQPRLGNAVYSNPGAISPLFNDPDLEIIGVGTRIFLGGGIGYISWEGTQHFPLQKRLENRTPIGPAATLALIGDAKQMNPYWVRGCYFYKYGPSIMLGVGIPLPVLHEEVVARCAVRDKEIVAPVVDFSIPRRVRPTFGLVNYAQLKSGRIKIEGKTVRTAPLASIALSRQVAEELKQWIDRGEFTLTEPTVSLARDRAFLPQDSWGSQIILE
- a CDS encoding amidohydrolase family protein gives rise to the protein MPNDYQIIDADAHVFEPLHMWQEYLEPEYKSFAPSAEMKIQGEPIYQKVSQEVVAHWSQQIFKAYPLARHKGFTNKLHLATMQEMGIDVSFIYPTLGLAIQSVDALAPSVAGAFTRAYNNWLQDFCSYDPRRLKGIAIVNRHAPEEMVAELHRIAKLGWKAVCLRPNPVKGRLLSDPVYEGFWQECEDLGIAVGIHEGTHSRLPSAGADRFNTRFALRSCSHPMEQMMALLALIEGGVLERYPRLKVGFLESGCGWLPYWLWRLDEEYECHFWEVKETVKMKPSEYFRRQCFVTFEPSEPYLERIIEEIGADNLLFGSDYPHIHWKLDEDEPEVFEVNQWLHQRLPEDAIKKILWENPARFYGLT
- a CDS encoding IS1634 family transposase, coding for ILDRLWEKGLSNIFMQVALALVKKYDICTEVLHLDSSSFHVHGEYNTHDPLQEENLEPRCIEITYGYSRDHRPDLKQFTLDLICSGDGDIPLWLKTNSGNASDSQQFAKILQQFKKEIDWESLFVADCAFYSRENLALSSNLKWLTRVPLTVKAAQKIVNQIPSEELIASDTEGYRYSALSQNDSGIEQRWLLVESEKRRESDLKKLNKNFEKAAQKLATELRQLSRQTFACIPDARQAAQKLFKKAKYHQLGEIKIEEIPPSSKKQNQSSAYRVTATAGESPEKLAPLKVAAGRFILATNVLDEQALSHEEMLSHYKGQQAVERGFRFLKDPMFLTDSVFLKSPQRIEALGLIMGLCLLVYSLGQRQLRSELQRREATVPNQLGRPTQRPTLRWIFQCFQAIHVFDLGKGIQVSNLNEERLLMLKFFPPACQRYYLVAE
- a CDS encoding alpha/beta hydrolase — translated: MSLLETAWQHEFITTNGVRLHYVTQGEGPLMLMLHGFPEFWYSWRHQIPEFAKDYKVVALDLRGYNDSEKPQDVNAYRMEELLGDVEGVIRALGYERCVLVGHDWGGAIAWFFADRFPQLLDKLIVLNLPHPAKFAEGLQTNPRQLLRSWYIFFFQLPWLPEFLLGLNDCSAIADAFSQMAIDKSAFAPTDLQAFQNAAGKPGALTAMLNYYRNVFPILTRSRPWNILEVPTLLIWGEEDTALGKELTHGTEALVRDFQIHYIPNCSHWVQQERPELVNQYMREFLDREIK